A single region of the Oxyura jamaicensis isolate SHBP4307 breed ruddy duck chromosome 6, BPBGC_Ojam_1.0, whole genome shotgun sequence genome encodes:
- the TLX1 gene encoding LOW QUALITY PROTEIN: T-cell leukemia homeobox protein 1 (The sequence of the model RefSeq protein was modified relative to this genomic sequence to represent the inferred CDS: inserted 2 bases in 1 codon), with translation MEHLGAHHLHQGQAEPISFGIDQILNTSEPGSCMVSHPRLQDSADYGLGCIVGSAYNTVTGGYGTGGGSAGAYTGTSCSMGALPGSYNVNMAVSMNGNTLSSPGXGVIRVPAHRPVTGGVHQPLSAAVPPVNGVNSLTGLTFPWMESNRRYTKDRFTGHPYQNRTPPKKKKPRTSFTRLQICELEKRFHRQKYLASAERAALAKALKMTDAQVKTWFQNRRTKWRRQTAEEREAERQQANRILMQLQQEAFQKTINQPIQADPICVHNSSLFALQNLQPWSDDSTKITSVTTVASACE, from the exons ATGGAGCATTTAGGTGCTCACCACCTGCACCAAGGGCAAGCCGAACCCATCAGCTTCGGCATCGACCAGATCCTCAACACGTCGGAGCCGGGCAGCTGCATGGTTTCGCACCCTCGGTTGCAGGACTCGGCGGATTACGGCCTGGGCTGCATCGTGGGCAGCGCCTACAACACGGTCACCGGCGGCTACGGGACCGGCGGCGGCTCGGCCGGCGCTTACACCGGCACCTCGTGCAGCATGGGGGCCCTGCCCGGCTCCTATAACGTGAACATGGCGGTGAGCATGAACGGCAACACCTTGAGCTCGCCCGG GGGGGTGATCCGCGTCCCGGCCCACCGGCCCGTTACCGGCGGCGTGCACCAGCCCCTCTCCGCCGCCGTGCCGCCGGTGAACGGCGTCAACAGCCTCACCGGGCTCACCTTCCCCTGGATGGAGAGCAACAGGCGGTACACAAAAGACAGGTTCACAG GTCACCCCTACCAGAACCGCACGCCCCCCAAGAAGAAGAAGCCGCGCACGTCCTTCACCCGCCTGCAGATCTGCGAGCTGGAGAAGCGCTTCCACCGCCAGAAGTACCTGGCCTCGGCCGAGCGCGCTGCCCTGGCCAAGGCCCTCAAGATGACGGACGCGCAGGTGAAGACCTGGTTCCAGAACCGGCGCACCAAGTGGAG GAGGCAGACGGCGGAGGAGCGGGAGGCCGAGCGGCAGCAAGCGAACCGCATCCtcatgcagctgcagcaggaggcctTCCAAAAAACCATCAACCAGCCCATCCAAGCCGACCCCATCTGCGTCCACAACTCCTCTCTCTTCGCCCTGCAGAACCTCCAGCCCTGGTCCGACGACTCCACCAAGATCACCAGCGTCACCACCGTCGCCTCCGCCTGCGAGTAA